The following are from one region of the Nicotiana tabacum cultivar K326 chromosome 3, ASM71507v2, whole genome shotgun sequence genome:
- the LOC107810226 gene encoding zinc finger CCCH domain-containing protein 45-like — protein MELKKSNRVSWATGPNLCQVKHFLQEDCPSKVGRGSQHHLQFKPSLRPSFEGRHCPKQPKERLPYIPLAKWKCPPKFNLNERWCMVAGEESKEAEAQKHREKRLLEAVYPSRSAIPPNPSTSSDLDQFYDDNQTQVIPIIPIEETAVVEGSSHSTPSQNISSKLLDPCLPDSSSSSISIDTTQKLPASGKLFSQALSTSKDLRLPQSNSPFCVRLPVNGQSAPYLSRCQNVNRTEQHQISPKPPANHNPVTQFPSTCENPEIPQHQAEVLPKSLANHNPATQCHSTYENLNAAQCKNQISPKPPANGICVPQYQSNTENLSVPPRKTQPCSNPPANEKSILEKMPHGFEGDLMVAVTAAVAALAKSQEQGSLIDTDFLIKLLSNPEQIQKLMNEQGVATNPETGAASGSKPIVSCSNTSRSTADPLHKQIAGNDSRKSAVADSTVFSRSLEVRNTNEQRGTAAMSRSVDLLVPLPRTKPDKVINKPINEYQAPHAGSGPIFGPKPMAKSVPLAISKPETFVKSNLVNEQRASAHVGTADINGSKPLVHPTSDLNLEMIKKLINEYGAPDYIEGKPFVNSELVPSLVSSRAKFPVATQPELQIKSYSSNTGLTSPFSTMTNAAPLLKDINYYKSLIKKHGENRESVDCEILQNINPYGNRGPESLKKLKPNQASLNFQKHCVFFNTPRGCLNGTTCPFLHDMSKQWRSGEMLEAPAPKRMKLGGELTGRT, from the exons AtggaattgaagaaatcaaacaGGGTTTCCTGGGCTACTGGACCTAATCTTTGTCAG GTAAAACATTTCCTACAAGAGGATTGCCCATCAAAAGTCGGTAGGGGATCTCAACATCATCTTCAGTTTAAGCCGTCGCTTAGACCATCATTTGAAGGAAGACATTGTCCGAAGCAACCAAAAGAGAGGCTTCCTTACATACCTCTGGCTAAATGGAAGTGCCCTCCCAAG TTTAATTTGAATGAGAGATGGTGTATGGTTGCTGGTGAAGAAAGTAAAGAAGCAGAGGCTCAGAAGCATAGGGAAAAGAGACTGCTTGAGGCTGTTTATCCTTCTCGGTCTGCAATTCCTCCCAA TCCTTCCACCTCGTCGGATCTGGACCAATTTTATGATGATAACCAAACTCAAGTGATTCCAATCATTCCCATTGAAGAAACAGCAGTTGTAGAAGGTTCGTCCCATTCAACACCATCCCAAAACATCAGCAGCAAATTGTTAGACCCATGCCTGCCTGACAGTTCATCATCATCTATCAGTATAGATACCACTCAAAAGCTACCTGCTAGTGGAAAATTGTTTTCCCAGGCTTTGTCAACCTCCAAAGATCTCAGGCTACCTCAGAGTAACTCTCCTTTTTGTGTTAGACTGCCTGTTAATGGGCAATCTGCTCCATATCTTTCAAGATGTCAAAATGTGAACAGAACTGAGCAACATCAAATTTCTCCTAAGCCACCTGCTAATCACAACCCGGTCACCCAGTTTCCATCCACATGTGAAAATCCCGAGATTCCTCAGCACCAGGCTGAAGTTTTACCAAAGTCCCTAGCTAACCACAACCCTGCTACCCAGTGTCATTCAACATATGAGAATCTGAACGCAGCTCAGTGCAAAAATCAAATTTCTCCAAAGCCACCTGCTAATGGCATCTGTGTGCCCCAATATCAATCAAATACTGAAAATCTGAGTGTCCCTCCGCGCAAAACTCAACCTTGTTCAAATCCACCTGCTAATGAAAAATCTATCCTTGAGAAGATGCCACATGGTTTTGAGGGTGATTTGATGGTTGCTGTAACCGCAGCTGTAGCTGCACTTGCAAAAAGTCAAGAGCAGGGTAGTCTGATTGATACTGACTTCTTGATTAAGCTTCTTAGCAACCCAGAACAGATACAGAAACTGATGAACGAACAGGGAGTGGCTACCAATCCTGAAACTGGTGCTGCATCTGGCTCAAAGCCTATTGTTTCTTGTAGTAACACCTCAAGGTCAACAGCTGATCCTCTGCATAAGCAGATAGCTGGTAATGATAGTCGCAAATCTGCTGTTGCTGATTCAACCGTTTTCTCTCGGTCACTGGAGGTAAGAAATACTAATGAACAAAGAGGAACTGCTGCCATGTCTAGGTCAGTGGATCTACTGGTTCCCTTGCCTAGGACAAAACCTGATAAGGTAATTAACAAGCCCATTAATGAATACCAAGCTCCCCATGCAGGATCTGGACCAATCTTTGGACCAAAGCCAATGGCAAAATCTGTGCCCTTGGCTATCTCTAAGCCTGAAACATTCGTGAAAAGTAATTTGGTTAATGAACAAAGGGCCTCTGCTCATGTAGGAACTGCAGACATTAATGGGAGTAAGCCATTAGTTCACCCCACTTCAGACCTAAATTTGGAAATGATTAAGAAACTGATTAATGAATATGGAGCACCTGACTATATAGAGGGGAAGCCCTTTGTAAATTCTGAGTTAGTTCCTTCACTGGTTTCGTCAAGGGCAAAATTTCCTGTTGCTACGCAGCCTGAGCTGCAAATAAAGTCGTATTCATCAAATACTGGCCTCACGTCCCCATTCTCCACAATGACTAATGCTGCCCCTCTACTCAAGGATATCAATTACTACAAATCCTTGATCAAGAAACATGGAGAAAATCGTGAATCTGTGGATTGCGAAATCTTACAAAATATCAATCCTTATGGTAATAGAGGACCAGAATCGTTAAAGAAGCTAAAACCAAATCAGGCCAGCCTGAATTTTCAGAAGCATTGCGTTTTCTTCAACACACCAAGGGGATGCCTAAATGGCACCACTTGCCCCTTCCTGCACGATATGTCCAAACAATGGAGGTCTGGGGAGATGTTGGAAGCTCCGGCTCCAAAGAGAATGAAGTTAGGTGGGGAACTTACTGGTAGGACATGA